The following coding sequences are from one Lysinibacillus sp. FSL W8-0992 window:
- a CDS encoding ABC transporter ATP-binding protein yields the protein MNNTTTKEVPIKNWRRFVGLVKQAQPPMLLLIIALCMSIATTGVGFIVPLFTKKLVDGFSLQSLNYWQIILLGIAFIVQAIASGLSIYFLNRVGHQVVAKLRDQLWRKLLHLPIPYYDDNDTGETLSRVTNDTAVVKELITEHLANCLTGVISIVGSVIILLFLDWKMTLVMLIAVPLAMIILMLLGKRMFVISKGMQDETAKFTAILNQVLPETRLVKASNAENIEYERGKKGITNLFNFGLKEAKIHALISPLISFVLMSVLVAIIGYGGVRVSSGELTAGDMVAFILYLIQIIMPMTQLTMFFTQLQKAMGATERISALLEHEEENIYEGRQLDTVHEPIHVQNVDFAYGEEPILSNINFTIEPGKVTAIVGPSGGGKTTTFALLERYYQPTNGLITLGDTPIDTFSLHSWRNQIGYVAQESALLSGTIRENICYGIARAVSDEELERVAKMAYADQFINELPDKFNTEVGERGIKLSGGQRQRISIARALLRNPQILMLDEATSSLDSNSEIYVQKALDNLMQGRTTLVIAHRLSTVVDADQILFIEKGHITGCGTHDTLFETHDMYREFAKQQLRIKD from the coding sequence ATGAATAATACTACAACTAAAGAAGTACCAATAAAAAATTGGCGGCGCTTTGTGGGGCTTGTAAAACAGGCGCAACCACCGATGCTTTTGTTAATAATAGCTTTATGTATGAGTATAGCGACCACTGGCGTAGGATTTATCGTGCCACTGTTCACTAAAAAATTAGTAGATGGCTTTTCGTTACAATCCCTTAATTATTGGCAAATTATTTTACTAGGAATAGCTTTTATCGTGCAAGCCATCGCCAGTGGACTTTCCATTTATTTTTTAAATCGCGTTGGTCATCAGGTTGTGGCAAAATTGAGAGATCAATTATGGCGCAAATTGCTCCATTTACCAATCCCTTATTATGATGATAACGATACTGGTGAGACGTTAAGTCGTGTAACAAATGACACAGCTGTAGTAAAAGAGCTAATAACTGAACATCTTGCAAATTGTTTAACAGGTGTTATTTCGATTGTCGGTTCTGTCATCATTCTATTATTTTTAGATTGGAAAATGACATTAGTTATGCTCATTGCTGTTCCTCTCGCGATGATTATTTTAATGCTATTAGGAAAGCGTATGTTTGTCATTTCAAAAGGTATGCAAGACGAAACCGCTAAATTTACCGCTATTCTCAATCAAGTGTTGCCTGAGACACGTTTAGTAAAAGCTTCAAATGCTGAGAATATCGAATATGAACGTGGCAAAAAAGGCATTACTAATCTATTTAATTTCGGTCTGAAAGAAGCAAAAATCCATGCACTTATTTCACCTTTAATTTCATTCGTACTAATGAGTGTGCTTGTAGCAATCATTGGCTATGGCGGTGTTCGTGTTTCATCTGGTGAACTTACAGCTGGTGATATGGTTGCCTTTATTTTATATTTAATTCAAATCATTATGCCGATGACGCAATTAACGATGTTCTTTACCCAGCTCCAAAAAGCGATGGGCGCTACAGAACGTATCAGTGCATTACTTGAGCATGAAGAAGAAAACATTTATGAAGGACGACAATTAGATACTGTACATGAACCAATCCATGTTCAAAATGTAGATTTTGCTTATGGAGAGGAACCAATTTTATCAAACATCAACTTTACAATTGAGCCAGGTAAAGTCACAGCCATTGTCGGGCCGAGTGGCGGAGGAAAGACGACGACTTTTGCGCTGTTAGAACGCTACTATCAACCAACAAATGGCTTGATTACACTTGGCGATACACCGATCGATACATTTTCACTTCATTCGTGGAGAAATCAAATTGGCTATGTCGCACAAGAAAGTGCGCTTCTATCAGGAACGATTCGTGAAAATATTTGTTACGGCATTGCCCGAGCTGTTTCAGACGAGGAACTTGAACGAGTGGCAAAAATGGCCTACGCCGATCAATTTATCAATGAACTGCCAGATAAATTTAACACCGAGGTCGGCGAACGAGGAATAAAGCTTTCAGGTGGACAACGACAACGAATTTCGATTGCGAGAGCCTTGTTACGTAATCCTCAAATTTTAATGCTAGATGAAGCGACTTCTAGCCTTGATAGTAATTCAGAAATTTACGTACAAAAAGCACTGGATAATTTAATGCAAGGACGAACAACACTCGTAATCGCCCACCGTCTTTCTACTGTCGTAGATGCCGACCAAATATTATTTATAGAGAAAGGCCATATCACAGGCTGTGGGACACATGATACATTATTTGAAACACACGATATGTATAGAGAGTTTGCTAAACAACAATTGCGCATTAAAGATTAA
- a CDS encoding MerR family transcriptional regulator, with the protein MHNYMTIQEFSNRTGISKSTLRFYESKNLLLPVGRSGNGYRVYATHQIAIVKLITTLRIADVPIKDIQHYLLENDEVARQTMMDNWIRTLRKKRELIDVSLRFLESDSIREDIYLIDKNKEKIIWFIEQSTMGKFGEHFAKRANELKQNNIQINSYYVNYLSGQDVIKVQIGFGVTEHTNIDGLADVDFIEHMPACICLALPFKEHLTEIKEGYQKLLQYALEHSWVPTRSILEWYRGEDFTQLDLLLPVIQLERSER; encoded by the coding sequence TTGCATAACTATATGACCATTCAGGAATTTTCAAATAGAACAGGAATTTCAAAAAGTACGTTGCGTTTTTATGAATCGAAAAATTTATTGTTGCCAGTAGGACGGAGTGGAAATGGATATCGCGTATATGCAACGCATCAAATTGCAATAGTGAAATTGATTACCACTTTGCGTATAGCAGACGTACCTATTAAGGACATACAACATTATTTACTAGAAAATGACGAAGTAGCTCGTCAAACAATGATGGATAATTGGATTCGTACTTTAAGGAAAAAACGGGAGCTCATCGATGTTAGCTTAAGGTTTTTAGAAAGTGATTCCATTCGAGAGGATATCTATCTAATCGATAAAAACAAAGAAAAAATAATTTGGTTCATTGAGCAATCCACAATGGGGAAGTTTGGAGAGCATTTTGCGAAAAGAGCCAATGAATTAAAGCAAAACAATATTCAAATTAACAGCTATTATGTAAATTATTTATCAGGACAAGATGTGATAAAAGTACAAATCGGTTTTGGTGTAACAGAACATACAAATATAGATGGATTAGCGGACGTTGATTTTATCGAACATATGCCTGCTTGTATCTGTCTAGCGCTACCATTCAAAGAGCATCTGACGGAAATAAAAGAGGGGTATCAAAAATTACTACAATATGCCCTCGAACATAGTTGGGTGCCAACCCGTTCAATTCTCGAGTGGTACCGAGGGGAGGACTTTACACAATTAGATTTATTATTGCCTGTCATTCAATTGGAGCGAAGTGAGAGATGA
- a CDS encoding multicopper oxidase family protein codes for MNKNINPSDPATIPKFVDELPKPVTAKPKYSSGQPKKEYYELQMMEAEHCFHKNFPKSTIWGYNGLYPGPTIEASKDKTIYVKYKNQLPLKHFLPVDFTLHAANDSQEVRTVTHLHGANVDWESDGHPEAWYTRDFVYTGPKFNKEIHEYTNHQPGTTLWYHDHAMALTRLNVYAGLAGFYLLRDTIEERSNLPCGDYEYPLLIADRSFNEDGSLFYPDEPPFPVPVHPSITPGFVGNTIVVNGKVWPYLNVEPRKYRFRFLNGSNRRGYVISLSNEQPMIQLGTDGGFLTTPNEIYSVELLPAERTDVIIDFSKCEGQEITLINGDTDFVDEHTSVIMQFKVNCPLRCEDTSEIPERLAVSMDLHPHHAHIERNLPLSASTDDFGRPMLLLNDRMYHDPATEKPALDSIEVWNFINATPFIHPIHLHLIQFKILERRPFDVELYQNEGRLEFTGPAEEPRDFERGWKDTVKADAGKVTKIIMHWKDHIGNYMWHCHFLEHEDHDMMRPILVMKDVHPVSEPHIEIEHTPTNHSATVTAIPTNNENTAPLLNSTHSIATTTDPTQHAPTVANKHDLSVTKETLPHDAIHTQNVSQFVPQPIYPSKRSQAQPNMASRWRRRRS; via the coding sequence GTGAATAAAAATATTAATCCATCAGATCCAGCAACAATTCCTAAATTTGTAGATGAACTACCGAAGCCTGTTACTGCAAAGCCAAAATACAGTAGCGGCCAGCCGAAGAAAGAATATTATGAGTTGCAGATGATGGAAGCGGAACATTGTTTTCATAAAAACTTTCCGAAATCCACTATTTGGGGATATAACGGACTTTACCCAGGACCAACCATTGAGGCCTCAAAAGACAAAACGATTTATGTCAAATACAAAAATCAATTACCTTTAAAGCATTTTTTACCTGTAGATTTTACTCTCCATGCAGCCAATGATTCACAAGAGGTTAGAACGGTAACACATCTTCACGGAGCCAACGTTGATTGGGAAAGTGATGGTCATCCGGAAGCTTGGTATACAAGAGACTTTGTGTATACTGGTCCGAAATTCAATAAAGAAATACATGAATACACGAATCATCAGCCAGGTACAACGTTGTGGTATCATGACCACGCAATGGCATTAACGCGCTTAAATGTTTACGCAGGTCTTGCAGGTTTCTACTTGCTTCGAGATACAATTGAGGAGCGCTCAAACTTACCGTGCGGTGATTATGAATATCCACTATTAATTGCGGATAGATCCTTTAATGAAGATGGCTCTCTCTTCTATCCTGATGAACCACCTTTCCCCGTGCCAGTTCATCCATCGATTACACCAGGCTTTGTGGGAAATACAATTGTTGTGAATGGTAAAGTATGGCCTTATTTAAATGTTGAGCCTCGGAAATATCGTTTCCGTTTTCTAAATGGCTCGAATAGAAGAGGCTATGTCATCAGCCTTTCTAATGAGCAGCCTATGATCCAGCTTGGAACAGATGGTGGTTTTTTAACAACCCCTAACGAAATTTACTCTGTGGAATTATTGCCTGCTGAAAGAACGGATGTCATTATTGACTTTTCAAAGTGTGAAGGCCAGGAAATAACATTAATTAATGGGGATACAGATTTTGTTGACGAGCATACGAGCGTAATTATGCAATTTAAAGTGAATTGCCCACTGCGCTGTGAAGATACGAGCGAAATTCCTGAAAGGCTTGCCGTTTCAATGGATTTACATCCGCACCATGCACATATTGAACGCAACTTACCTTTAAGTGCGTCGACAGATGATTTTGGAAGACCAATGCTATTATTAAATGACCGTATGTACCATGATCCTGCAACTGAAAAGCCAGCTCTTGATAGTATAGAAGTCTGGAATTTTATTAATGCCACTCCATTTATACACCCTATCCATCTACATTTAATCCAATTTAAAATACTTGAACGACGGCCATTCGATGTGGAGCTTTATCAAAATGAAGGAAGGCTTGAATTTACTGGTCCAGCTGAAGAACCACGTGACTTTGAGAGAGGCTGGAAAGATACTGTGAAAGCTGATGCAGGGAAGGTTACAAAGATTATTATGCATTGGAAAGACCATATCGGAAATTACATGTGGCATTGCCATTTTCTTGAGCACGAGGATCATGATATGATGCGACCAATCCTAGTGATGAAAGATGTTCATCCCGTATCGGAGCCACATATCGAAATAGAGCATACTCCAACAAACCATAGTGCCACAGTAACAGCAATTCCAACTAATAATGAGAACACTGCCCCGCTTTTGAATAGTACTCATAGCATTGCTACGACAACCGATCCAACACAGCATGCACCTACAGTGGCTAACAAGCATGATTTGTCAGTTACTAAAGAGACATTGCCACACGATGCCATTCATACACAAAATGTCTCACAGTTTGTACCTCAACCAATTTATCCTTCAAAAAGAAGCCAAGCACAACCTAATATGGCAAGTAGATGGCGGAGAAGACGGTCGTAG
- a CDS encoding response regulator transcription factor codes for MMTKLLVVDDDDHIRELVKVFLQNEGFDVIEALDGVDALSKLDTEKIDMVIMDIMMPKMDGWQLCKEIRTFNSDLPILMLTAKGETAQKVKGFNLGTDDYLVKPFEPVELIVRVKSILKRYRIALSQTIEIGNVKMNRHTYELLYDGESTTLRLKEFDLLFTLASYAGKTFSREQLIEEIWGFDYEGDERTVDVHIKRLRERFPEEKSGFSIRTIRGLGYRLELAL; via the coding sequence ATCATGACAAAACTATTAGTTGTGGATGATGATGACCATATTAGAGAATTAGTAAAAGTATTTTTACAAAATGAAGGTTTTGACGTAATTGAAGCATTGGACGGTGTAGATGCACTGTCCAAATTGGATACAGAAAAAATCGACATGGTGATTATGGACATTATGATGCCTAAAATGGACGGTTGGCAATTATGTAAGGAAATCCGGACATTTAACAGTGATTTACCGATTTTGATGCTAACCGCTAAAGGTGAAACAGCACAGAAGGTAAAAGGATTTAACCTAGGGACAGACGATTATTTAGTCAAACCATTTGAGCCTGTCGAATTAATTGTTCGCGTTAAATCCATTTTAAAACGGTATCGTATTGCGCTCTCTCAAACGATTGAAATTGGAAATGTTAAAATGAATCGCCATACATATGAACTATTGTATGACGGTGAAAGCACTACGTTACGTCTAAAAGAATTCGACCTATTATTTACATTAGCAAGTTATGCGGGAAAGACATTTTCCCGTGAGCAGCTAATTGAAGAAATTTGGGGATTTGACTATGAAGGCGATGAACGTACTGTAGATGTTCATATTAAAAGGTTGCGTGAACGATTCCCTGAAGAAAAAAGTGGCTTCTCTATCCGTACGATTCGTGGACTTGGCTATCGCTTGGAATTAGCACTATGA